GCGGCGCGACGATTGCGACCGCAACCGGCACTGGGACGATTACTGATAACGATACTCGTCCGACACTAACTGTTGCGGATCAGAGTGTTGTCGAAGGTGATAGTGGTACTACAACGATTACTTTTATTGTTAATCGTACGGGTGACTCTGAACCTGATCAGACTTTTAATTACAGCTTTGCACCGGGTAATACTGATAATGCTGATTTCAATCCTGTGCTGAGTAGCGGCAGCGTTACATTTGCTGAGGGTGAAACCAGCAAAATGATTACGATTCAAGTGCAGGGAGATACGGCTGTTGAGCTTGATGAAAGCTTCACTCTGAATCTTGTTGATACTGGGGATCTCGGAAATACCGCTAGCGCAATTGGTACCATCATTAACGACGATATGCCTCCGGTAGTTACTATTCCAAACGATGGTTCTGGTGTTAATGGTAGTGACATCAGCGTTGCTGAAAATTCTACAGAGACAGGGACATTTACGATAAATGCACCAGATGGTATTCAGAGTATTACTGTAGGAACTACTGTTATTTCAATGGCTGATCTTTTAGCTAGTGGCACAACGCCAATAATAGTTAACGGCGGAGAAGGGCAACTTTCTATAAATGGCTTTGTTGGTAATGTTGTCAGTTACGAATATGACCCTACCGGGGCTAGCAGAGATCATAGTGGAGGAGACAACTCTGTAATTGATAGATTTGCTCTTAGCGTCACCGACACTGACGGAGATGTTAGTGTTTCAAATCCAAGTCTCGATATCCTGATCACCGATACTGCTCCGGTTGCAAATGCTGATACCCGAGCTGTTAATGAAGATGATACTGGAATTACTGGTAATGTTGTTTCCGGCATAAATGCTGTTGCTGATACTCTCGGTGGTGATCTGACTATCGTCACAGGTGTTCAATCAGGAGATGCCGGAATTACTGAAGTTACGGGTGGTGCTGGAACAGGAGTTGATGGTATTTATGGTACGCTTCAGATCGACTCTGATGGTACTTACACCTATCTTCTGAATTCTGCTGCCCAGGCGCTTCTTGCATCAGAGACTGTAACAGATGTGTTTAGTTACAGTATTAGCGATGATGAAGGTGATTTCTCAACGGCAACATTTACCTTCACTGTTACAGGTTCGAACGATGCGCCAACGATTACAGCCGTTCAGCCAGCCGTTGTATCGGAGGAAGGGCTTGCAGCAGGTATTGCTGACACTACCCCTAATCCGGGCGATGTGACTAACTCACCTGTATTTACAGGCACTTATACAGCGACTGACGATTCTGGCGGTCCTTTGATTGCGTCTCTTGATGACATTAGTTCAGTCACTACTTCTGATGGTACTACTCTACAGTCAGGAGGCATTGATGTCGGCTTTGTCCTGAGTCCAGATGGCCATACGCTTATGGGTACAGCCGGTGGAGAGGATGTTGTTCAGATTGAAATAATGGATAACGGAACTTATACGGTTACGCTACTGGGGCCGGTTGATCATGCTCCGGGTAATGGTGAAAACAGCCTTAACTTTAATCTTAACTTCCAGGTGTCTGATGGCCCTCTGGGCGATAGTGCGACTCTGAGTAGTAGCGGTACTCTTAATATTCGTATAGAGGATGATCAGCCTATTAGTGGTGATATTTATCAAAGTCTTGTGATTCCGCCGCAGGATCACAACGTGATGTTTGTAATCGACACCTCTGGAAGTATGGGTAACGATGCATCAGGTACGACCATTGAGAGAATGGAGCTTTTATTAACCTCTATTAAGCAGGTTATCGACCAGTATGAGAATGTAGGCGATCTTAAAGTGCAGATCGTTACTTTTGATTCAGGTTCTGATTCTACACACCAGACAGTCTGGATGACTGCGGCAGAGGCTCAGGCATTTATTGGTGATGGTACAGCAGGCTCCAGGGATTCTGTTCTTAATCCTGGAGGCGGTACTGATTATGACCAGGGCGTTCTTGAAGCTCAATTAGGTTGGGATGCTGCTGGTAAAATTGAAGCGACTGATGACCGCCCGGTCAGCAATGTTTCATATTTCATGTCCGACGGTGAGCCGCAAACAGGTGGTGGTACTACGGGCTCTCAGGGTATTACTGGTGTTGAAGTAAATGAATGGATGGAATTCGTTACTGACAACAGTATTAACTCTCATGCAGTGGGTATTGGTTCGGGTGTATCTGTTGCTAACCTTGCTCCGCTTGCCTATGACGGTGAGCTAGCGAACACCAATGGACAAGACCCTTATAATCCACCCGTGCCTGACCCTGCGGATCCTGTGTTTGACGATGGTATAACGCCATATGCGCTTGTTGTAACCGATTCTGCAACGCTTACCAACGAGCTGCTTGGTACTATTCAAGTACCAGTACTTGGTGGCATCTTCGGTACT
The genomic region above belongs to Amphritea japonica ATCC BAA-1530 and contains:
- a CDS encoding beta strand repeat-containing protein, whose product is MSISEGGLMTFTVTRTGDAEADQTIDFATSIEAGDNAEAGDFTGNSGTLTFAAGVTTQTFTVQTAQDAIFEGGETFTATLSGNSAGSSIADATATGTILDDGTGPGPFDPTGPGTPDDDTTEFSVDSVSISEGGLMTFTVTRTGDAEADQSVNFSTLIGAGDSAEAADFTNNSGTLTFATGVTTQTFTVQTTQDTQYEDDETFTVLLDTPTGGATIATATGTGTITDNDTRPTLTVADQSVVEGDSGTTTITFIVNRTGDSEPDQTFNYSFAPGNTDNADFNPVLSSGSVTFAEGETSKMITIQVQGDTAVELDESFTLNLVDTGDLGNTASAIGTIINDDMPPVVTIPNDGSGVNGSDISVAENSTETGTFTINAPDGIQSITVGTTVISMADLLASGTTPIIVNGGEGQLSINGFVGNVVSYEYDPTGASRDHSGGDNSVIDRFALSVTDTDGDVSVSNPSLDILITDTAPVANADTRAVNEDDTGITGNVVSGINAVADTLGGDLTIVTGVQSGDAGITEVTGGAGTGVDGIYGTLQIDSDGTYTYLLNSAAQALLASETVTDVFSYSISDDEGDFSTATFTFTVTGSNDAPTITAVQPAVVSEEGLAAGIADTTPNPGDVTNSPVFTGTYTATDDSGGPLIASLDDISSVTTSDGTTLQSGGIDVGFVLSPDGHTLMGTAGGEDVVQIEIMDNGTYTVTLLGPVDHAPGNGENSLNFNLNFQVSDGPLGDSATLSSSGTLNIRIEDDQPISGDIYQSLVIPPQDHNVMFVIDTSGSMGNDASGTTIERMELLLTSIKQVIDQYENVGDLKVQIVTFDSGSDSTHQTVWMTAAEAQAFIGDGTAGSRDSVLNPGGGTDYDQGVLEAQLGWDAAGKIEATDDRPVSNVSYFMSDGEPQTGGGTTGSQGITGVEVNEWMEFVTDNSINSHAVGIGSGVSVANLAPLAYDGELANTNGQDPYNPPVPDPADPVFDDGITPYALVVTDSATLTNELLGTIQVPVLGGIFGTIENNGFGADDGAFLQIEMDGVTYSYTAAANGGSGQIDVSSGGSVVGFEITFTTLAGGTMALNFANGQYSYVPDQDLAMDTEFQETMVFLSRDTDGDETTGTVTLNIARGMDTDGDGVIDTIDIDDDNDGILDTIEDAYVSTVTTTQPFTDVTSAANITSNGGTGSQTIDMSAYGVAVGDSVTISNFFARGDLNNNSEWFRLSFDNGVTTTGNMNTGFQDNAFHTVNQNVTMTATIVDVGGVPSLVVSGVTSSDVDNFNGFVGVDYYFTIDGVGTVAINVPDADGDGIINSLDADSDNDGIADNIEAQTNAGYIPSSGVDADHDGLDDAYETAGLTPEGPVSAPDFLSIDSDGNGTNDGQESATTGDDRLVGSAVGDVIDGLDGNDALIGLDGGDTLIGGIGNDILVGGAGDDILMGGAGADFFDWNGGDEGTAGAPATDHIQDFTVAEDTLDLSNLLDSLGLATQGGVIESYLSLDNNASSQAVLSVKGSAGGSVVQEIVLDNVSIEDLKNDPALGLDAGATNSDLLNQLINDSKLIV